A window of the Macrobrachium rosenbergii isolate ZJJX-2024 chromosome 43, ASM4041242v1, whole genome shotgun sequence genome harbors these coding sequences:
- the LOC136828918 gene encoding sulfotransferase 1C4-like encodes MTEETRLASGHLGRLLQGQEAEDQKRKWRGITSGLVRLHPDRWLYPADYLRFANSIYNFKFRADDVLLMTWPKCGTTWMQEITWTMRNNPDLDNPEQYKAINIRVPFLDCDMFLRSELLPPPDEDSSAAKDFSRLCPGRDPGDGFFLQLSEAIPKPRALKTHLPFSLFEPSLIDTSKVIYMARHPKDVVVSYYHHVQLFKSMSYSGTFNQFFEAFINDDLVYGPYWLHVKEAWEKRDHDNLHFIFYEDLKADPLLELKKLDTFLCTGLSADQLEKICHYTHFDQMKQRNNPWQDSGKKDNVSNEDFVKEHGGFFRKGESNTWESRLTPEQSQKVDDWITKNLTPLGIEFTEG; translated from the exons AACACGACTGGCCAGTGGCCACCTAGGAAGACTTCTCCAAGGCCAAGAAGCAGAAGACCAGAAGCGGAAATGGAGAGGTATAACAAGCGGGTTAGTACGCCTGCATCCCGACAGATGGCTTTATCCTGCAGATTATCTGCGTTTTGCGAACAGTATTTACAATTTTAAG TTCAGGGCGgacgacgtgctgctgatgacaTGGCCCAAATGTGGCACAACATGGATGCAGGAGATAACATGGACCATGAGGAACAACCCGGATCTGGACAATCCAGAGCAATATAAGGCAATCAACATCCGAGTCCCTTTCCTGGA CTGCGACATGTTCCTTCGATCTGAATTACTCCCTCCTCCGGACGAAGACTCCTCTGCTGCAAAGGATTTCTCAAGACTGTGTCCGGGAAGAGACCCAGGTGACGGCTTCTTCTTGCAACTAAGCGAAGCAATCCCGAAACCGAGGGCACTCAAGACCCACCTGCCCTTTTCCCTCTTTGAGCCCTCGTTGATTGACACATCAAAG GTCATATACATGGCAAGGCACCCCAAAGACGTCGTGGTATCGTACTATCATCACGTGCAACTCTTCAAGTCCATGAGCTACTCCGGCACCTTCAATCAGTTTTTTGAGGCCTTCATCAACGACGACT TGGTCTACGGACCCTACTGGCTACACGTGAAGGAGGCCTGGGAGAAGCGAGACCACGACAATCTCCACTTTATATTCTACGAAGACTTAAAAGCAGATCCCCTCCTGGAGTTGAAAAAACTGGACACATTCCTTTGCACAGGACTTTCAGCTGACCAGCTTGAAAAG atATGCCACTACACGCACTTTGACCAGATGAAACAGAGAAATAACCCCTGGCAAGACAGCGGCAAGAAGGACAATGTCTCCAACGAAGACTTTGTAAAGGAGCATGGAGGCTTCTTCAGAAAAG GTGAAAGCAACACTTGGGAATCTAGACTGACTCCTGAACAAAGCCAGAAGGTGGATGACTGGATTACCAAGAACCTAACCCCTCTAGGAATTGAATTTACAGAGGGTTAG